In one Nostoc sp. KVJ3 genomic region, the following are encoded:
- a CDS encoding GAF domain-containing protein: protein MENSSSSQPIEPNSEQQESHSDVTFSLPQNEQQKALSGVIARIRESLDIDAIFKITVTEVRQLLKTDRVGVFRFYPNLAWEGEFIYEDVATEWDSALAAKLRDHCFGEEFAVLYQKGRIRAIPDIYQVNASDCYIQILERFQVRANITAPLIKGKDLWGLLCIHQCSSPRQWEASEIEFVQLIAEHLGVALQQADYLEQVKLQSAQLAQAKAREKAAQWQKIIAITIEKIRQSLDLESIFHTTTGELRQLLNADRVAIYRFHPDWSGEFVFESVAEGWTSLIDEQLQRPELSENVSECSAKDLAKPPVADTYLQDTEGGSFSDCEVYRICNDIYNSGFSDCYIKILEIYQARAYVIIAIYHGQKLWGLLAVYQNSGTRDWQKDEVYLLTQVGTQLGVALQQAEFIQQMQIQAAEISKAAERQRALANTVEKIRQSLDIEAIFKTTTQEVRRLLEVERVAIYRFYPDWSGEFVADSIVDGWTPMVKPQPVTEGVFVQGKQAGKYPRNEAFVPISQGEKLWGLLVAYQNSQPRYWQDEEINLLAQVGVQLGVALQQAESLKQMQVQAQKLAKAAERERKAAQREKALAATVEKIRQSLDIDTIFATSTEEVRRLLEVDRVTIYRFRADGSGEFVAESLAQDWIPVRDILPTMSTTGYAYASNYLQEPENGDFANGKSIVIKDIYSTDDSIPYIVMLELMEARAYMIVPIFQGDKLWGLLAAYQNIKPRDWQEDEVDLLMQIGTQLGVGLQQAELLAQTQRQKEEITQTLKELQHTQSQLIQSEKMAGLGQLVAGIAHEINNPISFIYGNITYVNEHTENLFKLLHLYQKQYPKTTEEIKKQVAALDLDFISDDLPKILTSMKMGAERISQLILSLRSFSRLDEIGMKPVNLHEGIDSTLLILQHRLQPQTNSFAIEVVKQYGELPLVVCYAAQINQVFMNILNNAIDTLENSEKAGKIVSNPKILIRTEVIEDNTILIRIADNGYGIPEMMRSRIFEPFFTTKQPGQGTGLGLSISYQIIVEKHGGNIKCVSEPGNGCEFWIEIPIKRAVS from the coding sequence ATGGAAAACTCCTCTAGTAGTCAACCCATAGAACCAAATTCAGAACAGCAAGAGTCTCATTCAGATGTAACATTCTCCTTACCTCAGAATGAGCAACAAAAAGCCTTGTCTGGAGTTATAGCCCGCATCCGCGAGTCTCTAGATATAGACGCGATCTTCAAAATTACAGTCACTGAAGTCCGCCAACTTCTGAAAACCGATCGGGTTGGCGTGTTTCGCTTCTATCCTAATTTGGCATGGGAAGGGGAATTTATCTATGAAGATGTGGCAACAGAATGGGATTCGGCACTAGCAGCTAAATTGCGCGACCATTGCTTTGGTGAAGAATTTGCAGTTTTATATCAGAAAGGTCGAATTAGAGCAATACCTGATATTTATCAAGTTAATGCTAGTGATTGCTACATCCAGATTCTGGAAAGATTCCAAGTCCGTGCAAATATAACCGCCCCCTTAATAAAAGGTAAAGATTTATGGGGATTGTTGTGTATTCATCAGTGTAGTAGTCCTCGCCAATGGGAAGCATCAGAAATTGAGTTTGTGCAATTAATCGCCGAACATCTAGGAGTTGCTTTACAGCAAGCAGATTACCTAGAACAGGTAAAACTACAATCAGCACAACTAGCACAAGCAAAAGCTAGAGAAAAAGCAGCCCAATGGCAGAAAATTATCGCCATCACCATTGAGAAAATTCGCCAGTCTCTAGACTTGGAAAGTATTTTCCACACAACCACCGGAGAACTTAGGCAGCTGTTAAATGCCGATCGCGTAGCTATTTATCGCTTCCATCCCGATTGGAGTGGTGAATTCGTGTTTGAATCAGTGGCAGAGGGTTGGACTTCCCTCATAGATGAACAATTGCAGCGCCCGGAATTGAGTGAAAACGTCAGTGAATGTAGTGCCAAAGATTTAGCTAAACCCCCAGTAGCTGACACCTACTTACAAGATACCGAAGGTGGTAGCTTTAGTGATTGTGAAGTATACCGCATTTGCAATGATATTTACAATTCCGGCTTTAGCGACTGCTACATTAAAATTTTAGAAATTTATCAAGCAAGAGCCTATGTAATCATTGCCATTTACCACGGTCAGAAACTCTGGGGATTGCTAGCAGTCTACCAGAACAGTGGAACCCGTGATTGGCAAAAAGATGAGGTTTACTTGCTTACCCAAGTGGGAACGCAATTAGGTGTGGCTTTGCAGCAAGCGGAATTTATCCAACAAATGCAAATCCAAGCAGCAGAAATTAGTAAAGCTGCGGAAAGGCAAAGGGCATTAGCGAACACCGTAGAAAAAATTCGTCAGTCTCTTGATATTGAAGCCATCTTTAAAACCACAACTCAAGAAGTCCGGCGGCTATTAGAAGTGGAACGAGTTGCAATTTACCGCTTCTATCCTGACTGGAGTGGCGAATTTGTTGCTGATTCCATTGTTGATGGCTGGACACCAATGGTTAAGCCCCAGCCAGTGACAGAAGGCGTTTTTGTCCAAGGAAAGCAAGCGGGTAAGTATCCACGCAATGAAGCTTTCGTACCAATTTCTCAGGGCGAAAAGTTGTGGGGATTGCTAGTAGCTTATCAAAACTCCCAACCCCGTTATTGGCAAGATGAGGAAATTAACTTATTGGCGCAAGTTGGCGTTCAATTGGGGGTAGCATTACAGCAAGCTGAGTCATTGAAACAGATGCAGGTACAGGCCCAAAAATTAGCTAAAGCCGCCGAACGAGAACGGAAAGCAGCCCAAAGGGAAAAGGCATTAGCCGCAACGGTGGAGAAAATTCGCCAGTCTCTTGATATTGACACCATTTTTGCTACTAGTACAGAAGAAGTCCGGCGGTTATTGGAAGTCGATCGAGTCACAATCTATCGATTCCGGGCTGATGGGAGTGGCGAATTTGTTGCTGAGTCTTTAGCCCAAGATTGGATACCAGTAAGAGACATTTTACCTACTATGTCTACAACAGGCTACGCCTACGCAAGTAACTACTTGCAAGAACCCGAAAACGGAGATTTTGCTAATGGTAAAAGTATTGTCATTAAGGATATTTACAGCACCGATGATTCTATTCCTTATATTGTCATGCTTGAGCTAATGGAGGCTAGGGCATATATGATTGTGCCGATTTTTCAGGGTGATAAACTTTGGGGATTACTAGCAGCTTATCAAAATATCAAACCCCGTGATTGGCAAGAAGATGAGGTAGATTTGCTGATGCAGATTGGTACTCAATTAGGAGTAGGACTTCAGCAAGCAGAATTACTTGCACAAACTCAACGCCAGAAAGAAGAAATCACCCAGACTCTTAAAGAATTACAACATACTCAGAGCCAGTTAATTCAGAGTGAAAAAATGGCAGGTTTAGGGCAATTAGTTGCTGGCATAGCACATGAAATTAACAACCCAATTAGTTTTATTTATGGCAACATCACCTATGTTAATGAACATACCGAAAATTTATTTAAATTACTACACCTCTATCAGAAACAGTATCCTAAAACAACAGAGGAAATTAAAAAGCAGGTAGCAGCACTAGATTTAGATTTTATTAGTGATGACTTACCCAAAATTCTTACTTCTATGAAGATGGGAGCAGAACGGATCTCTCAATTAATCTTGTCATTGAGAAGTTTTTCTCGACTTGATGAAATAGGAATGAAGCCCGTTAACCTTCATGAAGGCATCGACAGTACTTTGTTGATTTTACAACATAGACTGCAACCACAGACTAATTCTTTTGCGATTGAGGTAGTTAAACAATATGGTGAATTGCCTTTAGTAGTTTGCTATGCAGCCCAGATAAATCAAGTATTTATGAATATTTTGAACAATGCGATCGATACACTAGAAAACTCAGAGAAAGCAGGAAAGATCGTTAGCAATCCTAAAATTTTGATTCGGACAGAAGTTATTGAAGATAATACTATTCTGATTCGCATTGCTGACAATGGTTATGGAATTCCAGAGATGATGCGATCGCGTATTTTTGAACCTTTCTTTACCACCAAGCAACCTGGACAAGGTACTGGCTTGGGGTTATCTATTAGCTATCAAATTATTGTCGAAAAACACGGTGGTAATATCAAGTGTGTTTCGGAACCTGGTAATGGCTGTGAGTTCTGGATAGAAATCCCGATAAAACGGGCAGTTAGCTAA
- the petN gene encoding cytochrome b6-f complex subunit PetN, producing the protein MEILTLGWVALLVVFTWSIAMVVWGRNGL; encoded by the coding sequence ATGGAGATTTTGACACTAGGTTGGGTAGCGCTGTTAGTTGTGTTCACTTGGTCAATTGCAATGGTAGTTTGGGGACGTAACGGACTATAG
- a CDS encoding ATP-binding protein: MPTFFNYPFQSNGFIPHGHCYLWQTGLVWLHIISDATIALAYYSIPFLLIYFISKRKDVPFNGVFLLFGAFIIACGTGHLMDIWTLWHPDYWIAGTLKALTAIISIYTAFALLYLMPQALTLPSPAQLEAINQVLSTEIVERKRIEKELRLAEEVAQNSNQAKSEFLANMSHELRTPLNGILGYTQIIQRTESLSEKGRKGLSVIYQCGSHLLTLINDVLDLSKIEARKLELYPVDFYLPAFIDSVTEICRIRAEQKVIAFHVELDPNLPTGIHADEKRLRQVLINLLSNAMKFTNQGSVTFNAQVVEQESNTNGKTNYKIRFEVIDTGTGISPEQAEKIFQPFEQVGSQKRQSEGTGLGLAISQKIVLLMGGQIQVQSEFGKGSTFWFEAKLSESKDWAKVSRVVEQGTIIGYQGKRRTILIADDKWENRSVIVNLLEPVGFTVVEANNGQEAWVQSLAHEPDMIITDLVMPILDGFEFIHRLRQSRAFKEIPIIASSASVFAVDQHKSIDVGADAFLPKPVEAENLLEMLRQFLQLEWIFDANVDAIKKISPVGFNQKNQMIYPGKEVLQELLELAQDGDIQNILELAEKLAASNDKLNIFSQQLMQLASNFQLKRLETFIEESIN, encoded by the coding sequence ATGCCAACATTTTTTAACTATCCTTTCCAATCCAACGGTTTTATTCCCCACGGACATTGTTATCTCTGGCAAACTGGATTAGTTTGGCTCCACATTATTTCTGATGCGACGATCGCTCTGGCTTATTACTCTATTCCCTTCCTACTGATTTACTTTATTTCCAAGCGCAAAGACGTTCCTTTCAATGGAGTCTTTTTGTTATTTGGTGCTTTTATTATTGCTTGCGGTACTGGACACTTAATGGATATTTGGACGCTTTGGCATCCAGACTACTGGATTGCAGGTACTTTAAAAGCTTTAACTGCCATTATTTCCATATACACGGCATTTGCGTTACTTTACCTCATGCCTCAAGCTCTGACACTACCCAGCCCAGCCCAGTTAGAAGCTATTAATCAAGTCCTTTCAACTGAAATTGTTGAGCGCAAGCGTATTGAGAAAGAACTACGCCTTGCGGAGGAAGTAGCTCAAAATTCCAACCAAGCCAAGAGTGAATTTCTCGCTAATATGAGTCATGAACTACGCACACCTCTTAACGGCATCCTGGGCTATACACAAATTATCCAACGCACAGAATCTTTGAGTGAAAAAGGACGCAAGGGACTCAGTGTTATTTATCAATGTGGTTCTCATCTTTTAACCTTAATTAATGATGTTCTGGATCTCTCCAAGATAGAAGCCCGAAAGTTGGAATTGTATCCTGTTGATTTCTACTTACCTGCCTTTATAGATAGTGTGACTGAAATTTGCCGCATCCGAGCAGAACAAAAAGTCATCGCCTTTCACGTCGAACTCGATCCTAATTTACCAACTGGTATTCATGCTGATGAAAAACGCTTGCGGCAAGTACTAATTAACTTGCTTAGTAATGCCATGAAATTTACTAATCAAGGCAGTGTCACCTTCAACGCTCAGGTAGTTGAGCAAGAATCAAATACTAATGGAAAAACTAACTACAAAATTCGCTTTGAGGTAATAGATACTGGCACGGGTATAAGCCCTGAACAAGCTGAGAAAATCTTCCAGCCCTTTGAGCAAGTGGGGAGTCAGAAACGACAATCTGAAGGTACAGGTTTAGGATTAGCAATCAGCCAAAAAATTGTTTTGTTGATGGGTGGTCAAATTCAGGTACAAAGTGAATTTGGTAAAGGTAGCACTTTTTGGTTTGAAGCAAAATTGTCAGAATCTAAAGACTGGGCAAAAGTTTCTAGAGTAGTTGAGCAGGGAACTATTATTGGTTATCAAGGAAAAAGGCGCACCATCTTGATTGCGGATGATAAATGGGAAAACCGATCGGTAATTGTAAATTTACTAGAGCCGGTTGGATTTACTGTTGTAGAAGCTAATAATGGTCAAGAAGCATGGGTACAGTCTCTAGCCCACGAACCAGACATGATTATCACTGATTTGGTGATGCCGATATTGGATGGATTTGAATTCATTCATCGTTTGCGTCAGTCTAGGGCATTTAAAGAAATTCCAATCATCGCTTCGTCAGCAAGTGTATTTGCAGTCGATCAACACAAAAGTATTGATGTTGGTGCAGATGCATTTTTACCAAAGCCTGTAGAAGCTGAAAATCTGCTAGAAATGCTCCGACAGTTTTTGCAACTGGAGTGGATTTTTGACGCTAATGTAGACGCTATTAAAAAAATCTCTCCAGTTGGGTTTAATCAAAAAAATCAGATGATTTATCCTGGCAAAGAGGTTTTGCAAGAATTACTCGAACTAGCACAAGATGGCGATATTCAGAATATTTTAGAACTGGCTGAAAAACTTGCTGCATCTAATGATAAGCTAAACATTTTTTCTCAGCAACTCATGCAGCTTGCTAGTAATTTCCAACTCAAACGTTTGGAAACGTTTATTGAAGAATCCATCAATTAA
- a CDS encoding hybrid sensor histidine kinase/response regulator has translation MTKPPNNEFILIVDDNPTNLSVLCAALNSEGFRFRVAVDGETAIAQAERNQPELILLDVQMPGIDGFETCRRLKANPLTQNIPIIFTTALADTESKTKGFSLGAVDYIPKPFAQEEVIARVRVHLQLKKLTESLEQQVSDRTKALQQAQVQLVQQEKLSTLGELIAGVGHEINNPINFISSNIPPLEEYIAGVTELLLLYKQEYPKPTAKITTAIEDLDLNFVLEDMVKILNSLQLGSERIQNLSNSLRNFSRSDNDTKISADLHQGLNSTLIILQHRLKANGERPGIEVIKSYGVLPEVNCYLGQMNQVFMNILANAIDALDEAIMEGKMRNLIPQIKIVTEIDSEKLVVIRIADNGIGIPERLKKRLFEPLFTTKTVGKGTGLGLSIAYEIVVEKHNGVLDVTSQAGVGTEFIIKIPIQ, from the coding sequence ATGACCAAACCCCCGAATAACGAATTTATTTTAATTGTGGATGATAATCCGACAAATTTATCTGTCCTGTGTGCCGCCCTTAATAGTGAAGGTTTTCGTTTCCGTGTTGCAGTCGATGGAGAAACTGCGATCGCTCAGGCTGAACGCAATCAACCAGAGTTGATTTTGCTGGATGTACAAATGCCGGGTATTGACGGCTTTGAGACTTGTCGTCGCCTCAAAGCCAATCCTCTCACCCAAAACATTCCAATTATTTTCACCACTGCCTTAGCGGATACGGAAAGCAAAACCAAGGGATTTTCCCTTGGTGCAGTAGACTATATCCCGAAACCCTTTGCCCAAGAAGAAGTCATTGCGAGAGTGCGCGTACATTTGCAACTCAAAAAATTGACTGAATCTTTAGAACAACAAGTTAGCGATCGCACCAAAGCTTTGCAACAAGCTCAAGTCCAACTGGTACAGCAAGAAAAACTATCAACACTGGGAGAGTTAATTGCTGGTGTTGGCCATGAAATCAACAATCCCATCAACTTTATTTCTAGCAATATTCCACCATTGGAAGAATATATTGCAGGTGTAACTGAGTTACTTTTACTGTATAAACAAGAGTATCCCAAGCCAACAGCCAAAATTACCACTGCTATTGAGGACTTGGATTTAAACTTCGTTCTCGAAGATATGGTAAAAATTTTGAACTCACTCCAGCTAGGAAGTGAACGAATTCAAAATCTTTCTAATTCACTCCGCAATTTCTCTCGCTCGGATAATGATACAAAAATATCTGCTGATTTGCACCAAGGACTAAATAGTACACTAATAATTTTGCAACACCGCCTCAAGGCTAATGGCGAGCGTCCCGGTATTGAAGTTATTAAAAGTTATGGAGTATTACCAGAGGTAAATTGCTATTTAGGTCAGATGAATCAAGTATTTATGAACATTCTGGCAAATGCAATTGATGCACTTGATGAAGCTATAATGGAAGGCAAAATGAGGAATCTAATTCCTCAGATTAAAATTGTCACAGAAATAGATTCGGAAAAATTGGTTGTAATTCGGATTGCTGACAATGGAATTGGTATTCCTGAACGGCTGAAAAAACGCTTATTTGAACCGTTATTTACTACAAAAACAGTTGGGAAAGGCACTGGACTTGGTTTGTCAATCGCTTATGAAATAGTTGTAGAGAAACACAATGGTGTATTAGATGTAACTTCTCAAGCAGGTGTAGGAACCGAGTTTATCATCAAAATTCCCATCCAATAG
- a CDS encoding 3'-5' exonuclease, whose amino-acid sequence MQTKISHYYLIVDLEATCCDSKTIPRHEMEIIEIGAVMLNRATGEIDSEFQQFIRPVRHPQLTGFCTELTSIRQQDVDEAPKFIEAISRFKEWMYSFPNHIFCSWGNYDKKQFIQDCAFHNFPYPFTSEHINIKEEFSEYIGVSKKFGMAQALDELGIELKGTHHRGIDDARNIASIYRQIKIEK is encoded by the coding sequence ATGCAAACTAAAATATCCCACTATTATCTAATAGTCGATCTAGAGGCTACCTGCTGTGACAGTAAGACTATTCCTCGTCACGAAATGGAAATCATTGAAATCGGTGCAGTGATGCTCAATCGAGCAACGGGGGAAATTGATTCAGAATTTCAGCAATTCATTCGACCTGTGAGACATCCACAACTGACAGGTTTTTGTACCGAATTAACTAGTATTCGGCAGCAAGATGTTGACGAAGCACCAAAATTTATCGAGGCAATTTCTCGATTCAAAGAATGGATGTATTCATTTCCTAATCATATTTTTTGTTCTTGGGGTAATTACGACAAAAAGCAATTTATTCAAGATTGTGCGTTTCATAATTTTCCTTATCCTTTTACTTCAGAACATATAAATATCAAAGAGGAATTTTCAGAATATATTGGCGTGTCTAAAAAATTTGGCATGGCACAAGCTCTCGATGAACTGGGGATAGAGTTGAAAGGTACACATCATCGTGGTATTGATGATGCTCGTAACATTGCATCTATCTACAGACAGATTAAAATCGAAAAATAA
- a CDS encoding superoxide dismutase — protein sequence MIKLWRKTIVFFFTTIVLTILLISHEPVPIAEAQSSPAASTAARPFSRVAYPNRTLTAFPAQLPPLPYAYGALGKAIDAETMKLHHDAHHASYVKNLNDALKQYPDLQKRSVEVLLLDLNSVPEDIRTKVRNNGGGHLNHTIFWQLMSPEGGGEPSGAIAQEINQTFGSFDAFKKQFNAAGTARFGSGWVWLVRNPQNKLQIVTTANQDNPITDGLYPIMGNDLWEHAYYLKYRNRRAEYLNNWWNVVNWPQINRRYLSFSTGH from the coding sequence ATGATAAAACTTTGGCGCAAAACAATAGTTTTTTTCTTCACAACAATTGTACTGACAATTCTGCTAATTTCTCATGAACCAGTACCAATAGCTGAGGCACAATCTTCTCCGGCTGCATCAACGGCTGCTAGGCCGTTTTCCCGTGTAGCTTATCCTAATAGGACACTAACTGCTTTTCCCGCACAGCTACCACCATTGCCTTATGCTTATGGGGCACTAGGAAAAGCTATTGATGCTGAAACGATGAAATTGCATCATGATGCACACCATGCTAGCTACGTCAAGAACTTAAATGATGCATTGAAGCAGTATCCAGATTTGCAAAAAAGAAGTGTTGAAGTTCTACTATTGGATTTGAATAGTGTACCTGAAGATATTCGGACAAAGGTGCGTAATAACGGCGGTGGTCATTTGAACCACACGATTTTTTGGCAACTTATGAGTCCCGAAGGTGGTGGAGAACCATCAGGAGCGATCGCTCAAGAAATTAACCAAACTTTTGGTAGTTTTGATGCCTTTAAAAAACAGTTTAACGCGGCAGGTACCGCTCGCTTCGGTAGTGGTTGGGTTTGGCTAGTACGCAATCCTCAAAATAAACTCCAGATTGTGACTACCGCCAATCAAGATAACCCGATTACAGACGGTTTATATCCGATTATGGGTAACGATCTGTGGGAACATGCTTATTACCTAAAATATCGCAACCGTCGGGCTGAGTATTTAAATAATTGGTGGAATGTGGTGAATTGGCCGCAGATTAACAGACGATACCTTTCTTTTTCTACGGGACACTAG
- a CDS encoding transposase: MLKPLKHEPGKLCWRNAADLPPAGQHFDSPYDTDARYGNKRTQTWTGYKVHITETCDANDVHLITNVETTQAHLSDVDQTQPIHLSLEAKGLSPKEHIVDAGYVDSELLVKSKIDFDIELIGPVRPNVSWQAKTPGGYDISKFTVDWSAKTVTCPQGQKSTTWTPAIDNWGNSGINVKFPSKVCRRCDFRHLCIKSKNESEPRKLRLRPQEEHQILQTIRKQQETDEWKERYNTRAGVEGTLSQGINAFGLRQARYRNLPKVRLQHQITSVAINVVRMVSWLNGIPHATTRTSRFAALAVT; this comes from the coding sequence ATGTTAAAACCTCTGAAACATGAACCAGGTAAATTATGTTGGCGTAACGCAGCAGATTTACCCCCGGCAGGGCAGCATTTTGACTCTCCTTATGATACTGATGCCCGTTATGGTAACAAACGCACCCAGACTTGGACTGGGTACAAGGTACACATTACGGAAACTTGTGATGCTAACGATGTCCATTTAATTACAAATGTGGAGACGACCCAAGCCCATCTATCCGATGTAGACCAAACACAACCAATTCATTTATCTCTTGAAGCAAAAGGCTTATCTCCAAAAGAACATATCGTAGATGCAGGATACGTAGATAGTGAATTACTGGTAAAAAGTAAAATTGATTTTGATATAGAACTGATTGGCCCAGTACGCCCAAATGTGAGTTGGCAAGCGAAAACACCAGGTGGGTATGACATAAGCAAGTTTACAGTTGACTGGTCAGCAAAAACAGTTACGTGTCCTCAAGGACAAAAAAGTACAACTTGGACTCCTGCAATTGATAATTGGGGTAATTCAGGAATTAACGTGAAGTTTCCCTCCAAGGTCTGCCGCCGTTGTGATTTTAGGCATTTGTGTATCAAATCAAAAAATGAAAGTGAGCCAAGAAAATTAAGATTGCGCCCACAAGAAGAACACCAGATCCTTCAAACTATCCGTAAACAGCAGGAAACTGATGAGTGGAAAGAGCGTTACAATACCCGTGCTGGTGTTGAAGGAACTTTGTCGCAAGGAATAAATGCTTTTGGTTTACGGCAAGCACGTTACCGCAATCTACCAAAAGTCCGGTTACAGCACCAAATCACCTCTGTTGCCATCAATGTTGTTCGCATGGTTTCTTGGTTAAATGGTATACCTCACGCCACGACCAGAACATCGCGGTTTGCTGCACTTGCTGTCACGTAA